A window from Rhizobium leguminosarum bv. trifolii WSM1325 encodes these proteins:
- a CDS encoding binding-protein-dependent transport systems inner membrane component (PFAM: binding-protein-dependent transport systems inner membrane component~KEGG: sme:SM_b21594 putative sugar uptake ABC transporter permease protein), which yields MKRILMSVRDGRGFDIVLVAFPLGFLFLMAGLPLIYNVVMSFQEVDMFSLGTFSRPFVGFKNYTDLFAQPETLPIFYNTIIFVVGSIAGQFLIGFGLALFFWVNFPGASWMRGLFLVSWVMPGLVVGAIWNWILSGDFGVLNFILKESGIISGNIFWRSDPHYSLYAVIIANVWLGTSFNMILLSVGLAGIPADLYEAAELDGANVWQRFWTITLPMMRSTIGAIIALGLIFTLQQFDLFAAITSGGPNNSSNVTQYWAWDLSFRQYDFAKGATISVIMIVFVMFASVVYVRSTRHEVRG from the coding sequence ATGAAGAGGATCCTGATGAGCGTCAGGGACGGCCGCGGTTTCGATATCGTGCTGGTCGCTTTCCCGCTCGGCTTTCTGTTCCTGATGGCGGGGCTGCCGCTGATCTATAATGTTGTGATGAGCTTCCAGGAGGTCGACATGTTCAGCCTCGGGACCTTCTCGCGTCCCTTCGTCGGCTTCAAGAATTATACCGACCTCTTCGCGCAGCCGGAAACGCTGCCGATCTTCTACAACACCATCATCTTCGTCGTCGGCTCCATCGCCGGCCAGTTCCTGATCGGTTTCGGCCTGGCGCTGTTCTTCTGGGTCAATTTTCCCGGCGCCTCATGGATGCGCGGCCTGTTCCTCGTCTCCTGGGTGATGCCCGGCCTCGTTGTCGGCGCCATCTGGAACTGGATTCTCTCCGGCGATTTCGGCGTGCTGAATTTCATTCTCAAGGAAAGCGGCATCATCTCGGGCAACATCTTCTGGCGCTCGGACCCGCACTATTCGCTTTATGCCGTCATCATCGCCAATGTCTGGCTCGGCACCTCGTTCAACATGATCCTGCTGTCCGTCGGCCTTGCCGGCATTCCTGCCGATCTCTACGAAGCCGCCGAACTCGACGGCGCCAATGTCTGGCAGCGCTTCTGGACGATCACGCTGCCGATGATGCGCTCGACCATCGGCGCCATCATCGCACTCGGCCTGATCTTCACCCTGCAGCAATTCGATCTTTTCGCCGCGATCACGTCGGGCGGGCCGAACAATTCATCGAATGTCACGCAATATTGGGCCTGGGATCTCTCCTTCCGCCAATACGACTTCGCCAAGGGCGCAACGATCTCCGTCATCATGATCGTCTTCGTCATGTTCGCGTCCGTCGTCTATGTCCGGTCCACACGCCACGAGGTGCGCGGATGA
- a CDS encoding ABC transporter related (PFAM: ABC transporter related; Transport-associated OB domain protein~SMART: AAA ATPase~KEGG: rec:RHECIAT_PC0000204 probable sugar ABC transporter, ATP-binding protein): MTTQIELRGVNKYYGAFHALKNIDLSIAKGTFVALVGPSGCGKSTLLRSLAGLESISSGDLRIAGELMNGVPPRKRDVAMVFQSYALYPHMTVEENLTYSLRIRGIAKAEAKKAAEDVAATTGLSHLLKRYPRELSGGQRQRVAMSRAIIRHPKAFLFDEPLSNLDAALRVHMRKEIRSLHDRLHATFVYVTHDQVEAMTMADHVVVMRDGIIEQQGAPLDLYDRPANRFVAGFIGSPAMNFIPAIAAEDGKSLILDFGAVKQTLAISRAIEPGRKLIAGIRPEHIGVVEPGHGSFDVPIAFVESTGSSTFIVAETQPELTIVETRRDRVKAGDMIGLSVDPGQVHLFDASTDHLI; the protein is encoded by the coding sequence ATGACCACACAGATCGAGCTCAGAGGCGTCAACAAATATTACGGCGCCTTCCACGCCCTGAAGAACATCGACCTTTCGATCGCCAAGGGCACTTTCGTCGCGCTCGTCGGCCCCTCGGGCTGCGGCAAGTCCACGCTGCTGCGCTCGCTTGCCGGCCTCGAAAGCATTTCGTCGGGCGATCTCAGGATTGCCGGCGAGCTGATGAACGGCGTGCCACCACGCAAGCGCGACGTCGCCATGGTGTTCCAGTCCTATGCCCTCTATCCGCATATGACGGTCGAGGAGAACCTGACCTACAGCCTGCGCATTCGCGGCATCGCCAAGGCCGAGGCCAAGAAGGCGGCCGAGGACGTAGCGGCGACGACGGGTCTTTCGCATCTCCTGAAGCGCTATCCGCGCGAGCTCTCTGGCGGTCAGCGCCAGCGCGTCGCCATGAGCCGCGCCATCATCCGCCATCCCAAGGCCTTCTTGTTCGACGAGCCGCTGTCCAATCTCGATGCTGCGCTGCGCGTCCACATGCGCAAGGAAATCCGGTCGCTGCACGACCGGCTGCACGCAACCTTCGTCTACGTCACGCACGACCAGGTCGAAGCGATGACGATGGCCGACCATGTGGTGGTGATGCGCGACGGCATCATCGAACAGCAAGGCGCGCCGCTCGACCTCTACGACCGGCCGGCGAACCGGTTCGTTGCCGGCTTCATTGGCTCGCCGGCCATGAATTTCATTCCCGCGATCGCCGCGGAAGACGGCAAGAGCCTGATCCTGGACTTCGGCGCGGTGAAGCAGACGCTTGCGATATCACGTGCCATCGAACCCGGCCGCAAGCTCATCGCCGGCATCCGGCCGGAGCACATCGGCGTCGTCGAGCCCGGCCATGGCAGCTTCGACGTGCCGATCGCCTTCGTCGAATCGACGGGCTCGTCGACCTTCATCGTCGCGGAGACCCAGCCGGAACTGACAATCGTCGAGACGCGCCGCGACAGGGTCAAGGCAGGAGACATGATCGGACTTTCGGTCGATCCGGGCCAGGTCCATCTCTTCGACGCGTCGACGGATCACCTCATATAA
- a CDS encoding binding-protein-dependent transport systems inner membrane component (PFAM: binding-protein-dependent transport systems inner membrane component~KEGG: smd:Smed_4914 binding-protein-dependent transport systems inner membrane component) produces MITTNRDRLMLAISIVMAAIYLFPLYWMYITALKSGSEMFATPPSFWPASPQWGTYAAVWESRDMGRYLWNSLVIALGSVALITLLGVGCAYVLARYRNVWVDIGLFLILMLQVLPASLMITPIFVGFSQIGMLNYPRLAVIIAVAAKSMPFFVILVRATFMSVPQELEEAALVDGNSRVGAFFNIVLPLARNGILVSAILIFMQAFGEFVYSKSMIQAVDLQPASVGLNSFMGPNTNEWNNIMAYATMYVTPILAIFVLLQRRIVSGLTSGALK; encoded by the coding sequence ATGATTACGACGAACCGCGACCGACTGATGCTCGCTATATCGATCGTCATGGCGGCGATCTATCTGTTCCCGCTCTACTGGATGTACATCACCGCGCTGAAAAGCGGCTCGGAAATGTTCGCGACGCCGCCGAGCTTCTGGCCGGCCTCGCCGCAATGGGGCACCTATGCCGCGGTCTGGGAAAGCCGCGACATGGGCCGTTATCTCTGGAACTCGCTGGTCATCGCGCTCGGCTCCGTGGCGCTGATCACCCTGCTCGGCGTCGGCTGCGCCTATGTGCTTGCCAGATACCGCAATGTCTGGGTGGATATCGGTCTCTTTCTCATCCTCATGCTGCAGGTTCTGCCGGCCTCGCTGATGATCACGCCGATCTTCGTCGGCTTTTCGCAGATCGGTATGCTGAATTATCCACGCCTTGCCGTCATCATCGCGGTCGCGGCAAAGAGCATGCCCTTCTTCGTCATTCTGGTGCGCGCCACCTTCATGAGCGTTCCCCAGGAGCTGGAGGAGGCGGCTCTCGTCGACGGCAATTCGCGCGTCGGCGCCTTCTTCAACATCGTGCTGCCGCTTGCCCGCAACGGCATCCTGGTCAGCGCCATCCTGATCTTCATGCAGGCCTTCGGCGAATTCGTCTATTCGAAGTCGATGATCCAGGCGGTCGACCTTCAGCCGGCAAGCGTCGGCCTCAATTCCTTCATGGGGCCGAACACCAACGAGTGGAACAACATCATGGCCTACGCCACGATGTATGTGACGCCGATCCTTGCCATCTTCGTTCTCTTGCAGCGCCGCATCGTATCCGGCCTCACCTCTGGAGCCCTCAAATGA
- a CDS encoding transcriptional regulator, LacI family (PFAM: periplasmic binding protein/LacI transcriptional regulator; regulatory protein LacI~SMART: regulatory protein LacI~KEGG: transcriptional regulator LacI family; K02529 LacI family transcriptional regulator): MAKGTTPSLKDVAAAAGVSVTTVSRFVNGSLDLPFQTKKRIEDAIKTLNYRPNPHARRLSRGRSDTIGLVVPDIANPFFATLVAAVEQAADEKKLAVSLHATLNRPGREIEYLQLIERNHVDGLIFVTNHPDDGALAALINGSGKVIIVDEDIPDSKAPKLFCDNEQGGYLAGQHLAEQGHRHVLFIGGDERMISARRRYDGLLKALRERHGGEARADRYAGEYTIEYGRAAALDYLSGDRKATAIFASSDEIAIGLVEVFRSRGVSIPGDISVIGFDDVGPLHLFAPPLTAIRQPVREIGRRSLELLLETNWHEWKPSASEELLPVEIVVRNSVAPPAK, from the coding sequence ATGGCCAAGGGAACGACACCAAGTCTGAAGGATGTTGCGGCAGCGGCCGGCGTGTCGGTCACCACCGTGTCGCGTTTCGTCAATGGCAGTCTCGATCTTCCCTTTCAGACCAAGAAGCGCATCGAGGATGCGATCAAGACGCTGAACTACCGGCCGAACCCGCATGCGCGTCGCTTAAGCAGGGGGCGCTCGGATACGATCGGCCTCGTCGTGCCCGATATCGCCAATCCCTTCTTCGCGACGCTCGTCGCCGCCGTGGAGCAGGCGGCCGATGAAAAGAAGCTCGCGGTCTCCTTGCACGCCACCCTCAACCGGCCGGGACGCGAGATTGAATATCTGCAGCTGATCGAGCGCAATCACGTCGACGGTCTGATCTTCGTCACCAACCACCCCGACGATGGCGCGCTTGCCGCGCTGATCAACGGCAGCGGCAAGGTTATTATCGTCGATGAGGACATTCCCGATTCGAAGGCGCCGAAGCTATTCTGCGACAATGAGCAGGGCGGCTATCTCGCCGGTCAGCACCTAGCCGAACAAGGCCATCGCCATGTCCTCTTCATCGGCGGCGACGAGCGTATGATCAGTGCCCGCAGGCGCTATGACGGCCTGCTGAAGGCGCTCAGGGAGCGGCATGGCGGCGAGGCCCGAGCCGATCGCTATGCCGGCGAATATACGATCGAATATGGCCGTGCGGCGGCACTCGACTATCTCTCCGGAGACCGAAAAGCGACGGCGATCTTTGCCAGCTCCGACGAGATCGCCATCGGGCTGGTCGAGGTCTTCAGAAGCCGAGGCGTCTCGATCCCAGGCGACATCTCAGTCATCGGCTTCGACGACGTCGGTCCGCTTCATCTCTTTGCGCCGCCGCTGACGGCCATCCGCCAGCCGGTGCGTGAGATCGGCCGGCGGTCGCTGGAGCTGCTTCTGGAAACCAATTGGCACGAGTGGAAACCATCCGCCTCGGAAGAACTCCTGCCTGTCGAAATCGTGGTGCGGAACTCCGTTGCGCCGCCTGCGAAATAA